A window of the Lolium perenne isolate Kyuss_39 chromosome 7, Kyuss_2.0, whole genome shotgun sequence genome harbors these coding sequences:
- the LOC127311862 gene encoding protein MEI2-like 6: MAAVSRLNPVASPFFPMTLPPAGCYLSPIPDACMPSADFFASQFLYPQPPPPLAPAYGWPAACGSSWFPSGVFTVGVPAFPLQAAYGHPLHPPPVTVYCCTPPPQPAAPRCRITEIFEDGGEAAAKVELRDEPSPRSVLATWSREPNSPRERRMPPPPPTSFVRKLLPRPRRWPLLAFNPSDNFTSLMIRNIPNKFMKKGFMAILDQHCAEENAKLGGDSEAVKSEYDFLYVPIDFETRYNKGYAFVNMTTAVAARRLHAYLDGRRWEVACSKKVCDVVHARVEGLDSLVAHFSGSRFPCGGQKEFLPVRFVPPRDGVRKTAEHVVGRLLPRRHG, from the exons ATGGCCGCCGTCTCCCGCCTCAATCCCGTTGCCTCGCCTTTCTTTCCGATGACACTCCCTCCGGCGGGCTGCTACCTCTCTCCTATCCCCGATGCTTGTATGCCCAGTGCCGATTTCTTCGCCTCGCAGTTCTTGTACCCACAGCCTCCACCTCCGCTAGCGCCAGCGTACGGGTGGCCTGCTGCTTGCGGCAGCAGCTGGTTCCCCAGTGGAGTGTTCACGGTTGGGGTTCCGGCGTTCCCGCTGCAGGCAGCATACGGGCACCCCCTGCATCCGCCGCCAGTGACGGTGTACTGCTGCACGCCGCCACCGCAGCCAGCGGCTCCTCGGTGCCGCATCACCGAAATCTTTGAGGATGGAGGCGAGGCGGCTGCGAAGGTAGAGTTGCGTGACGAGCCATCCCCGCGCTCCGTCCTTGCAACTTGGAGCAGGGAGCCCAACTCACCGCGAGAGCGGCGTATGCCTCCCCCGCCGCCTACATCTTTCGTCCGCAAACTGCTCCCTCGCCCTCGCCGGTGGCCGCTCCTCGCCTTCAATCCCAGCGACAACTTCACGAGTCTGATGATTCGTAATATCCCCAACAAATTCAT GAAGAAGGGATTCATGGCTATCCTCGACCAGCACTGCGCCGAGGAGAATGCCAAGCTCGGCGGCGACAGCGAAGCCGTCAAGTCGGAGTACGACTTCCTTTACGTCCCGATCGACTTCGA GACGAGGTACAACAAGGGCTACGCCTTCGTCAACATgacgacggcggtggcggcgcggcgccTCCACGCGTACCTCGATGGCCGCCGCTGGGAGGTGGCGTGCTCGAAAAAGGTGTGTGACGTGGTGCACGCGCGCGTCGAG GGGCTGGACTCGCTCGTGGCGCACTTCTCCGGGTCGCGCTTCCCTTGCGGCGGCCAGAAGGAGTTCCTGCCGGTGCGCTTCGTGCCGCCCCGGGACGGCGTCCGCAAGACGGCGGAGCACGTGGTCGGCCGCCTCCTCCCCCGCCGCCACGGCTGA